In the genome of Nitrospira japonica, one region contains:
- the cysK gene encoding cysteine synthase A produces the protein MSAILHRDSTELIGKTPLVRLNRLSPEGGADIYAKVEFVNPGGSVKDRICLNMINEAERSGRLKPGDTIVEPTSGNTGIGLALIAAVRGYKLILVMPETMSLERASLLTSYGAELVQTAGWEGMRGSIREAERLVARQASSFMPDQFSNPANPAIHRTTTAPEIWEALNGTFDAFVAGVGTGGTITGCGEVFKERNPAIKIVAVEPASSAVLSGKICGPHKIQGIGAGFVPTVLNQTILNRIITVTDDQAYQTSKLLAKREGLLAGISSGANVFAAQQIARELGPGKRVVTMLCDTGERYISAEKYFLQ, from the coding sequence ATGAGCGCGATCCTTCATCGGGACAGTACGGAGTTGATCGGCAAGACCCCGCTGGTTCGGTTGAACCGGCTTTCTCCTGAAGGCGGCGCGGACATCTATGCCAAGGTGGAATTCGTCAATCCGGGCGGCAGTGTCAAGGACCGGATTTGCCTCAACATGATCAACGAGGCGGAGCGAAGCGGCAGGCTGAAGCCCGGCGATACCATCGTCGAGCCGACCAGCGGCAACACGGGCATCGGCCTCGCGCTGATTGCGGCGGTTCGCGGCTACAAGCTGATCCTGGTCATGCCGGAAACCATGAGCCTGGAGCGAGCCAGCCTGCTCACGTCGTACGGCGCGGAACTGGTACAGACCGCGGGGTGGGAAGGCATGCGCGGATCCATCAGAGAAGCTGAACGGCTCGTCGCCAGACAGGCTTCTTCGTTCATGCCGGACCAATTTTCGAACCCGGCGAATCCGGCGATCCACCGGACGACGACGGCACCCGAAATTTGGGAGGCCCTGAACGGCACTTTCGATGCCTTCGTCGCCGGAGTCGGCACGGGAGGGACCATTACCGGCTGCGGCGAAGTCTTCAAGGAGCGCAATCCGGCCATCAAGATCGTGGCCGTCGAGCCGGCGTCCTCGGCAGTACTGTCCGGCAAGATCTGCGGCCCGCACAAGATTCAGGGCATTGGGGCAGGGTTCGTGCCCACCGTCCTGAATCAGACGATCCTGAATCGCATCATCACCGTCACGGACGACCAGGCGTATCAGACGAGCAAGCTGCTGGCAAAACGCGAGGGCCTGTTGGCCGGTATTTCCTCGGGCGCCAACGTCTTTGCCGCACAACAGATCGCTCGGGAACTGGGACCGGGCAAGCGAGTGGTCACGATGCTCTGCGATACAGGCGAGCGCTACATCAGCGCGGAGAAGTATTTTCTCCAGTAG
- the thiS gene encoding sulfur carrier protein ThiS, whose amino-acid sequence MIITVNGKSEVVQAFALLDLLNVKKIEPQMVAVELNDRMVERNSLATTPLKEGDRVEFLFYMGGGL is encoded by the coding sequence ATGATCATCACGGTGAATGGAAAATCCGAAGTCGTACAGGCCTTCGCGTTATTGGATCTGCTGAACGTCAAGAAGATCGAGCCACAGATGGTTGCCGTGGAATTGAACGACCGGATGGTTGAGCGAAACTCGCTGGCCACGACGCCCTTGAAGGAAGGAGATCGCGTCGAATTCTTGTTCTACATGGGGGGCGGCCTATGA
- a CDS encoding sigma-54 interaction domain-containing protein, which yields MSVHEPTHIVAASDPHKLALSIRASCLVFEDAASQALLERVRLIAPSDATVLIIGETGTGKELIARHIHDLSERRSGPFIAVNCAAISESLMESELFGHERGAFTGAIAPKTGWFEASQGGSLFLDEIGDLPLPLQAKLLRVVQEREVVRVGSRQSVPVDVRLIAATNVKLDEAVAAGRFREDLYYRLNVATVSLPPLRERPGDILPLVRHFLSQYGTKLGYSTVDLAPDALRAVLAYPWPGNIRELENTIHHALLICSGTTVGADDLRLPTPRSHATSPTAAPGALSLEAALQDLFERDTHQLYRLIDETVIRTAYDYCEKNQLRTARLLGISRNIVRDRLFRYGLLTSQKDRP from the coding sequence ATGAGCGTTCATGAACCGACCCATATTGTCGCGGCAAGCGATCCTCACAAGCTCGCCTTGTCGATACGGGCCAGTTGCCTCGTGTTCGAAGACGCCGCTTCACAGGCGCTCCTGGAACGTGTCCGACTCATTGCTCCCAGCGACGCGACCGTGCTCATCATCGGAGAAACCGGTACCGGCAAGGAATTGATCGCCAGACACATTCATGATTTGAGCGAGCGTCGCAGCGGCCCCTTCATCGCGGTCAATTGCGCGGCCATCAGCGAATCCCTCATGGAAAGCGAACTCTTCGGTCACGAGCGCGGCGCCTTTACCGGCGCCATCGCGCCGAAGACGGGATGGTTCGAGGCCTCGCAGGGGGGGTCGTTGTTCCTTGATGAAATCGGCGATCTTCCCCTCCCGTTACAGGCCAAGCTGTTGCGGGTCGTCCAGGAGCGGGAGGTCGTGCGTGTCGGATCCCGACAATCCGTCCCGGTCGACGTGCGGCTGATTGCCGCCACGAACGTGAAACTCGATGAAGCGGTGGCTGCGGGTCGGTTCCGCGAGGACCTCTACTACCGCCTGAACGTTGCGACCGTTTCGCTTCCCCCGTTGCGGGAACGGCCCGGCGATATCCTGCCGCTGGTCCGTCACTTTCTATCGCAATACGGAACCAAGCTGGGATACTCGACCGTTGATCTGGCCCCCGATGCATTGCGTGCCGTGCTCGCCTATCCATGGCCGGGCAACATCAGAGAACTGGAGAACACGATCCATCATGCTCTCCTCATCTGCTCCGGGACGACCGTCGGAGCCGACGATCTGCGACTGCCGACCCCGCGATCCCACGCAACGTCGCCGACAGCTGCGCCGGGGGCGCTCTCTCTGGAAGCGGCTCTCCAAGATCTCTTCGAACGTGACACGCACCAACTCTATCGCTTGATCGACGAAACGGTCATCAGGACGGCGTACGACTACTGCGAGAAGAACCAACTCAGGACCGCCCGTCTTTTAGGCATCAGCCGCAACATCGTGCGCGACCGTCTTTTCCGTTACGGACTCCTCACGTCGCAAAAGGACCGGCCATGA
- a CDS encoding sulfate/molybdate ABC transporter ATP-binding protein, translating into MSIQVDHVTKRFGTFTVLSDVSLHVQSGELVALLGPSGCGKTTLLRILAGLERPDEGRILLHGHEVTDQRITERRVGFVFQHYALFRHLSVAENVAFGLKVLPRAKRPSPDYIRNKVEELLSLVQLRAMADRYPSQLSGGQRQRVALARALAVEPKLLLLDEPFGALDAKVRKELRRWLRRLHDELHITSILVTHDQEEALESADRIVVLNQGHIEQIGTPDEVYEQPATPFVYRFLGDVNVFHGRAPHERVAHDSLEGHHLSSWTEAGGDHEVAFVRPHDLELSLERTTNAQLETTVRLVINAGARVLLELSTTDSGQHIEVELTKDRYRELKLQQGDVVFIHPRQLQVFRVPDPLSP; encoded by the coding sequence ATGAGCATCCAAGTCGACCATGTCACCAAGCGTTTCGGCACGTTCACCGTTCTGAGCGACGTCAGTCTGCACGTTCAGAGCGGAGAACTGGTCGCCCTCCTCGGCCCATCCGGATGCGGAAAGACGACACTCTTGCGCATCCTCGCCGGATTGGAACGGCCGGATGAAGGACGAATCCTCCTGCATGGCCACGAGGTCACCGATCAGCGCATCACCGAACGGCGCGTTGGATTTGTGTTTCAACACTATGCCTTGTTCCGGCACCTGAGCGTGGCGGAAAACGTCGCCTTTGGGTTGAAAGTCCTGCCGCGAGCCAAACGCCCTTCTCCCGACTATATCCGCAACAAGGTGGAAGAACTCCTGTCCCTCGTCCAGCTGCGCGCCATGGCCGACCGGTATCCCAGTCAACTCTCCGGAGGACAGCGTCAGCGCGTCGCGCTCGCGCGGGCATTGGCGGTGGAACCGAAGCTGCTCCTTCTCGACGAGCCGTTCGGCGCGCTTGACGCCAAGGTCCGCAAGGAGTTGCGCCGGTGGCTTCGGCGGCTCCACGACGAATTGCATATCACGAGCATCCTCGTCACGCACGATCAGGAAGAGGCGCTTGAGTCGGCCGATCGCATCGTGGTGCTGAATCAGGGGCACATCGAACAGATCGGAACACCCGACGAGGTGTATGAACAGCCGGCCACGCCATTTGTCTATAGATTTCTGGGGGACGTCAACGTGTTCCACGGCCGGGCTCCGCATGAGCGAGTCGCGCACGATTCATTGGAAGGACACCACCTTTCTTCATGGACGGAGGCCGGGGGAGACCATGAGGTCGCCTTCGTGCGGCCGCACGATCTGGAATTGAGCCTGGAACGGACGACGAACGCGCAGCTTGAAACCACCGTTCGATTGGTCATCAATGCCGGAGCACGCGTGCTCTTGGAATTGAGCACCACGGATTCGGGACAGCATATCGAGGTGGAACTGACAAAGGATCGCTATCGCGAGTTGAAGTTGCAGCAGGGCGACGTCGTGTTCATCCATCCGAGACAACTCCAGGTCTTCAGGGTGCCGGACCCTCTGTCTCCTTGA
- the cysW gene encoding sulfate ABC transporter permease subunit CysW, giving the protein MTTRTAAKISNEEWTASLTTEGTLVRLALIAAALGYLTLFLFIPLAAVFTEAFKGGVLTYLASFQDPDALAAIRLTLIAASIAVPLNALFGMAAAWAIAKFEFVGKQLIITLIDVPLAVSPVISGLIYVLLFGAQGWLGPWLAEHDIKIIFALPGIVLATIFVTVPFIARELIPLMQSQGREEEEAALTLGASGWQTFLRVTIPNIKWSLLYGVILCNARAMGEFGAVSVVSGHIRGLTNTMPLHVEILYNEYNAVAAFAVASLLTLLALVTLVAKTLIERRSIAPLSRSTPDRPQPQRAGSLS; this is encoded by the coding sequence ATGACCACAAGAACCGCCGCGAAAATCAGCAATGAAGAGTGGACCGCCTCGCTCACCACCGAGGGCACGCTCGTCCGCTTGGCGCTCATTGCCGCAGCCCTCGGCTATCTGACGCTTTTTCTCTTCATTCCGCTCGCGGCGGTATTTACGGAAGCATTCAAGGGCGGAGTGTTGACCTACCTCGCCTCGTTTCAAGACCCGGACGCCCTGGCCGCCATTCGACTGACGCTCATCGCCGCGTCCATCGCGGTTCCGCTGAATGCCCTGTTCGGAATGGCGGCCGCCTGGGCGATCGCAAAATTCGAGTTCGTCGGGAAACAGTTGATCATCACCCTCATCGACGTTCCCCTGGCTGTGTCTCCGGTCATCTCAGGGTTGATCTATGTGTTGCTGTTCGGAGCCCAAGGCTGGTTGGGTCCGTGGCTGGCCGAACACGATATCAAGATCATTTTCGCCCTACCGGGAATCGTGCTGGCCACGATTTTCGTCACCGTCCCGTTCATTGCGCGGGAACTCATCCCGTTGATGCAGTCGCAAGGCCGGGAGGAGGAGGAAGCCGCCCTGACGTTGGGCGCGTCCGGCTGGCAGACGTTCCTGCGCGTCACGATTCCTAACATCAAGTGGAGCCTGCTTTACGGAGTGATTCTCTGCAATGCGCGTGCGATGGGTGAATTCGGAGCGGTGTCGGTCGTGTCGGGTCACATTCGAGGACTGACCAACACGATGCCGCTGCATGTGGAAATCCTCTACAACGAGTACAACGCCGTTGCGGCCTTCGCCGTGGCCTCACTCCTCACATTGCTGGCCCTCGTCACGCTCGTCGCAAAAACACTCATTGAACGGCGATCCATTGCACCACTGTCACGATCGACACCCGATCGCCCGCAACCACAGAGAGCAGGGAGTCTGTCATGA
- the cysT gene encoding sulfate ABC transporter permease subunit CysT, whose product MLKQPSVLPGFGLTLGLATFYFSLIVLIPLSGLFIKTSTLTWEQFWSTVTEPRAMASYQLTFGASLLGALINGLFGSVVAWVLVRYRFPGRAVVDALVDLPFALPTAVAGIALTAIYAPNGWIGHLLDPLGIKIAFTPLGVLVALTFIGLPFVVRTVQPVLQDLDKEVEEAATTLGASRWQTFRAVIAPELWPALLTGMAMAFARAVGEYGSVIFIAGNMPLISEITPLLIMTKLEQYDYAGATSLGVVMLVTAFLLSLAVNLLQWWSTARHTSA is encoded by the coding sequence ATACTGAAACAGCCCAGCGTGCTTCCGGGGTTCGGTCTCACCCTGGGCCTCGCGACGTTCTACTTCAGCCTGATCGTCTTGATTCCCTTGAGCGGGCTCTTTATCAAGACCAGCACACTGACCTGGGAACAATTCTGGAGCACCGTGACGGAGCCGCGCGCGATGGCGTCGTATCAACTGACATTCGGCGCATCCCTGTTGGGCGCGCTCATCAACGGGCTCTTCGGTTCGGTCGTCGCCTGGGTGCTGGTCCGGTACCGTTTTCCGGGTCGGGCGGTCGTCGACGCGCTGGTCGACCTTCCGTTCGCGCTCCCGACCGCGGTCGCGGGTATCGCCTTGACCGCCATCTATGCGCCCAATGGCTGGATCGGCCATCTCCTCGATCCGTTGGGCATCAAGATCGCCTTTACTCCGCTCGGCGTCCTCGTCGCGCTCACCTTCATCGGATTGCCGTTCGTGGTGAGAACCGTCCAGCCCGTGTTGCAGGATCTCGACAAAGAAGTGGAGGAAGCCGCCACGACGCTGGGAGCGAGCCGCTGGCAAACATTCCGCGCCGTGATCGCGCCCGAGTTGTGGCCCGCCCTCCTCACCGGGATGGCCATGGCCTTCGCTCGCGCCGTCGGCGAATACGGTTCCGTCATCTTTATCGCCGGTAACATGCCGCTGATATCGGAAATTACGCCGTTGTTGATCATGACCAAGCTGGAGCAGTACGACTATGCCGGAGCGACATCCCTGGGAGTCGTCATGCTGGTCACGGCCTTTCTACTTTCATTGGCCGTGAATCTCCTTCAATGGTGGAGTACGGCTCGTCACACCAGCGCATAA
- a CDS encoding sulfate ABC transporter substrate-binding protein has protein sequence MNECFRHSWSAGVLVIWTILAVCSIGHSTNAMADSQELLNVSYDVSREFYKAYNAAFARHWLEKTGRSAVLRQSHGGSTAQARAVLAGLEADVVTMNQESDIAILAEQGGPIAKNWRERLPNHSVPFTSTIVFLVRSGNPKRLHDWPDLIRPGVAVIMPNPKTSGNGRYSYLAAWGQLVKQTGSHDKARQFVHDLLQHVPVFASGGRGATTTFLQRDIGDVLLTFEHEVSLIQKEAGTGRFEIVYPTVSILAESPVAVVDRVADKHGTRVLAEAYLDYLYSEEGQELAARHHYRPSSAAVMRKHASQFPALNVFSADDVFGGWQNAIATHFSSGGVFDQMYQPTAAPSDGHREQSR, from the coding sequence ATGAACGAGTGCTTCCGGCATTCCTGGTCGGCTGGCGTCCTTGTCATCTGGACCATTCTCGCGGTCTGCTCGATAGGGCACTCGACCAATGCGATGGCCGACAGCCAGGAACTTTTGAATGTCTCCTATGACGTATCGCGAGAATTCTACAAAGCGTACAATGCCGCGTTCGCCCGGCACTGGCTGGAGAAAACCGGCCGGTCGGCAGTGCTCAGGCAATCCCATGGAGGCTCGACCGCACAGGCGAGAGCGGTGCTTGCCGGATTGGAAGCCGACGTCGTGACGATGAATCAGGAAAGCGACATCGCCATTCTGGCCGAACAGGGAGGACCGATCGCCAAGAACTGGCGTGAACGTCTTCCAAACCATAGCGTTCCGTTTACGTCCACGATCGTCTTTTTGGTCAGAAGCGGAAATCCCAAGCGCCTTCACGATTGGCCTGATCTCATCAGGCCGGGCGTCGCGGTCATCATGCCCAACCCCAAGACATCCGGCAACGGACGATATAGTTACCTGGCCGCATGGGGCCAACTAGTGAAACAGACGGGAAGCCACGACAAGGCGCGGCAATTCGTGCACGACCTGCTCCAACACGTCCCGGTTTTTGCTTCCGGCGGCCGCGGCGCCACGACCACGTTCCTGCAGCGTGATATCGGCGACGTGCTGCTGACGTTCGAGCATGAAGTGTCGCTGATTCAGAAGGAAGCGGGCACAGGCCGGTTTGAGATCGTCTACCCGACTGTGAGCATTCTCGCTGAATCTCCGGTCGCCGTGGTCGACCGGGTCGCGGACAAACACGGGACCCGGGTGCTCGCGGAAGCCTATCTCGACTATTTATACTCCGAGGAAGGCCAGGAGTTGGCGGCGCGGCACCACTATCGTCCCAGCTCGGCTGCTGTAATGCGCAAGCATGCTTCCCAATTCCCGGCACTGAATGTCTTTTCCGCCGACGACGTTTTCGGAGGATGGCAGAACGCAATCGCCACCCATTTTTCATCCGGCGGCGTGTTCGATCAGATGTATCAACCGACGGCGGCACCGAGCGACGGTCATCGCGAACAGAGCCGATAA
- a CDS encoding sulfate ABC transporter substrate-binding protein, translated as MSLSGAVGLSSIAHAGNQTVTLLNVSYDPTRELYQEFNAAFAKHWLAKTGQPVSIKQSHGGSSKQARAVIDGLEADVVTLALAYDIDAIAEKASLLPANWQGRLPQNSAPYVSTIAFLVRKGNPKNIKDWSDLVKPGVSIITPNPKTSGVARWNYLAAWGYALKQSGGDETKAKEFIAKLYKNVPVLDSGARGATTTFVERGIGDVLINWENEILLGGGELGKDRFDIVVPPQSILAEPTVSVVDKIVDKRGTRQIAQAYLEYLYSEEGQEIAARHYYRPRLQSVAAKQTKFPKVELFTLQEFFGDWKHANKTHFSDGGTFDQIYLQITKERR; from the coding sequence TTGAGTCTGAGCGGAGCGGTGGGGCTTTCTTCTATCGCGCATGCCGGCAACCAAACGGTGACCCTCCTCAACGTGTCGTACGATCCCACCAGGGAGCTATACCAAGAATTCAATGCGGCGTTCGCCAAACATTGGCTCGCCAAGACCGGCCAGCCGGTCTCGATCAAGCAATCGCATGGAGGGTCCAGCAAACAAGCACGAGCAGTGATCGACGGACTCGAGGCCGACGTCGTGACACTGGCCCTGGCCTATGACATCGACGCCATAGCCGAGAAGGCTTCGTTGCTTCCCGCCAATTGGCAGGGTCGCTTGCCGCAGAATAGCGCGCCCTATGTCTCGACGATTGCCTTTCTGGTGCGCAAGGGCAACCCAAAGAACATCAAGGATTGGAGTGACCTGGTGAAACCAGGCGTGTCCATCATTACGCCGAATCCCAAGACTTCGGGCGTCGCCCGGTGGAACTACCTCGCTGCGTGGGGTTATGCCCTGAAGCAATCGGGCGGGGATGAGACCAAAGCCAAGGAGTTCATTGCAAAACTCTACAAAAATGTCCCGGTGCTCGATTCCGGAGCCCGGGGCGCGACGACGACCTTTGTGGAGCGGGGTATCGGCGACGTCTTGATCAATTGGGAAAACGAGATCTTGTTGGGCGGCGGTGAACTGGGAAAAGACCGGTTCGACATCGTCGTGCCTCCGCAGAGCATTTTGGCCGAACCGACGGTCAGCGTGGTGGATAAGATCGTGGACAAGCGGGGAACCAGACAGATCGCGCAAGCATATCTTGAATATCTGTACTCCGAAGAAGGACAGGAGATCGCCGCCCGACACTATTACCGCCCCCGACTCCAGTCGGTTGCGGCCAAGCAAACCAAGTTTCCCAAGGTCGAACTGTTCACGCTCCAGGAGTTTTTTGGCGATTGGAAACACGCCAACAAGACACACTTCTCCGACGGCGGCACATTCGACCAAATCTATCTTCAGATCACCAAGGAACGGCGATGA
- a CDS encoding aspartate/glutamate racemase family protein has product MTYLPFEAIPHIGIVAGTAEGAALCYRTLCHEAERFMGRHAHPEITIHTFSLRSYFDLIDGDDWPGVADLLSRSANKLAHAGADFIICPNNTLHRAYDLVQSPVPWLHIAATVAAEAARRGFHRVGLLGTRAVMEDSMYSRHLNKEGIELIIPLADERDNIQRIIRHELIAGRFTSHTRNVLRAVINRFRTSGCDAVILGCTELPLIVSSEGSPLPLLDSTRLLARAALEQVECRQTPDDHIETSEHRNMVGMATGRFHLVSSDHS; this is encoded by the coding sequence ATGACTTACCTACCCTTTGAAGCAATCCCACACATCGGCATCGTCGCCGGTACGGCTGAAGGCGCGGCCCTCTGCTATCGGACATTGTGCCACGAGGCGGAGAGGTTCATGGGCAGGCATGCTCATCCGGAAATCACCATACACACGTTCTCGCTTCGCTCGTACTTCGACCTCATCGATGGGGATGATTGGCCCGGTGTGGCGGATCTCTTATCCCGATCGGCGAATAAACTCGCGCACGCCGGGGCAGACTTTATTATCTGCCCCAACAATACGCTGCACCGCGCTTACGACCTGGTCCAATCACCGGTGCCCTGGCTGCACATCGCCGCCACCGTCGCCGCGGAAGCGGCACGCCGCGGCTTCCATCGAGTCGGCCTGCTCGGTACGCGGGCCGTCATGGAAGATTCGATGTATTCCCGCCATCTCAACAAAGAAGGAATCGAACTCATTATTCCGCTGGCGGACGAACGGGACAATATCCAGCGCATCATCAGACACGAACTTATCGCGGGCCGGTTCACGTCCCATACCCGTAATGTTCTGCGCGCTGTCATCAACCGTTTCCGTACATCCGGATGCGATGCAGTCATTCTTGGTTGCACCGAACTCCCATTGATCGTTTCTTCCGAGGGTTCGCCCCTCCCCTTGCTCGACTCGACGCGTCTCCTGGCGCGCGCCGCGCTTGAACAAGTGGAATGCCGCCAGACTCCCGATGACCACATCGAAACATCGGAACACAGGAACATGGTCGGCATGGCGACCGGCCGTTTTCACTTGGTTTCATCCGATCATTCCTGA